ACACGTCCAGCCCCAATGATTACTTGTCGGCACACAAAAAACGGGATCAATGCTTGGGCCAATACATCAAAATCGGTGTCGCGGGCATAGCGATAGTTCTCATGCGAACCATAACTAGCACCTTTGCCATCGACATTGTTTTTATAGATTTTCAGCGGCGGGCATGGATCATGTCCATCCAATACAGAGCGGTTTTGGCTGCTAAAACCAGCGACATCAGCCACAGCTTGGAGCAAAATATGATCTCCTGCTGCGTCATAAACCATGGCATCCCAGGCATTGGTGACTTCTGGTGAGGAGTACTCCGGGTGCGCGTGGTCCACATAAAAGCGGGCACCATTGGGCACAAACACGTTAGCTACACCAATGGCATGAGGGTCAACCACAGGTGCTTGGTGATAACGGCGAAGATCAAACCCTCGGGTATCTCGCAGGGGAGATTCCTGAGCATAATCCCAGCGCACCCGGTGTTCACCGAAACCACGTGCGGTGGAATAGGCAACAACGGCATGTGTGGAGGTGACAATTGGGCTTAACAGTGGAGCCGACGGTGTGGAGATACCGTATTCGGTCTCTGACCCCATAAAACGCGCCATTTAAATTACTACCTCCACGTGAGAAACTTGTTTGCCTTGACGTCCGGTGATCCTGGACCATTCATCTGGGTTTGAAGTATTAGGCAGGTCTTCGCTTTGCTGGTTTTCCTCATCAATGGCTTGGATTAATTGCTCCGCAGTAAGTCCAATGCTGGTGCCCTCAATGTGAGCTTTAATCGCAGCTTTTTTGGCACGGTCAACAATATTGGCAATCATCGCGCCAGAGACAAAGTGGTGGTAATTCAGTGTTTCTACTGAACCATCAATAAGCGTTAAACGCACATAGGGACGCGGGGTAAACAGGTGCTCCACTGCGCGATCAATGAGCTCCTCAGCAGGTTGCGCCAGCGGAATGGAGTCATTGATATAACGGGTGAAGATATCGTGAGCACCCTGCTTGTTGGGGCGGTTGATGCGGATCTTGATATCGAGGCGGCCTGGGCGCAAAATAGCCGGGTCAATTAATTCCTCGCGGTTGGTTGCACCAACAACAATGACATTGGATAAATCTTCCACGCCGTCTAGTTCTGCGAGCAATTGTGGCACCACAGTGGTTTCCATATCAGAGCTCACACCTGAGCCGCGAGTACGGAAAATTGATTCCATCTCATCAAAGAAAATTATGACAGGGCGACCATCCCCGGCTAGCTCACGGGCGCGTTCAAAAATCACCCGGATCTGACGCTCAGTTTCACCCACATACTTATTAAGCAGCTCTGGACCTTTAACGTTGATGAAATAAGACGTTCCGGTCTCCCCAATGCGCTTAGCCAAAGAATTAGCCACAGCCTTGGCAATTAGCGTTTTACCGCAACCCGGAGGGCCATACAGCAGCACACCTTTAGGTGGATGCAAGTTATAGGACCGGTACATCTCAGGATGCAAAAATGGCAGCTCAACGGCATCTTGGATTAATTCAATCTGCTCATCCAAACCACCAATATCCTGGTAGGACACATCCGGCGCTTCTTCCAGAGCAAGCCTGGAGATCTCTGTTTTGGCAATCGCCTCAAAAGCGTAGCCCGCTTTGCGGTCAACAAGCAGGGTGTCACCGGGGCGCGGCAGCTTTGCGGTGCGATCCATTAAAGGCCCAGCAAGCTTTACGACGCGCTCCTCCCCCGACCTATCCGACACCAAGGCACGATCCCGGCCGATCATCTCCATCAACGTGGCTAATTCACCTGTTTGCTCAAAGTCACAGGCCTCAAGGACTTGATTGCCCTCCCCCAAACGAACTTGCACACCTGGCATAAGATCAGCAGCACACAACATGGGAGAAACTGCAACCCGCATGCGACGTCCACCCGCAAAGATCTCTGCATTGGAGCCATCTTTTGAACTCTCGAGGAAGGTGCCATACACCGACGGTGGCTGCGCCATATCTTCTAGCTGCGAAAACAGAACGGACAACTTATCCCGAGAAGATTTCAGCATCTCCGCCAACTTAGAGTTACGTGCCCCAAGGTCTGAGTTGGTGCGTTTGAGCTGACGCACCTCATCAGATAACCGAGTTAATTCCTCCCGGTTAAAATCACTAAAGGAGTTAGAAGCTGAAGAATTAGTTGGTGAACTCATGTTCACCACTCTAACCCTTTAGAAGCTTTTAACCCGGTGTTTTTATCGGCGTGCTTTGCGTTGCGGGCGTGGAGGCTCCACACCATCAGCCAACCGCCTGGTCAACACCAAAAACGCGGTGTGGGCGTTCATGCGGTGCTCAGGGCGAGTAGCTAACCCCTCCACCTTCCAATCACGAACCAAAGATTCCCACGCGCGTGGCTCGGTAAAGCACTTTTGCTCGCGAATACCTTCCATAACCTTCATCAGCTGCGGCACGGTAGCCACATAGGTCATGAACACACCACCTGGAATGAGGAGATCTTTGCAGGTCTCCAGCATTTCCCACGGCTCGAGCATATCCAAAATAATGCGATCCACAGGTCCACCGAGATCATCAACGGTTACTTCCTTGAGATCTCCCAAACGAGGATCCCAGGTAGCTGGACGCTCACCGAAGTACTCCTCGACGTTCGATACCGCGTACTCCAAATGATCCTCTCGGATTTCATAGGAGATCACATTGCCTTTTTCACCCACAGCACGCAGCAACGCCATAGACAGCGCACCTGATCCTGCACCTGCTTCCAGCACCCTAGCACCTGGGAAAATATCTCCCTCGACCAAAATCTGTGCGGAATCCTTTGGGTAAATAACAGCCGCGCCGCGAGGCATGCTCAACACATGGTCGACCATAAGGTGGCGGAAGCACAGATAATCAGACCCCATGGTTGACTGCACAACGGTGCCTTCGTCTGCACCGATGATGTCATCGTGTGCAATTTGTCCGCGGTGGGTGTGGTAGGTGGTGCCTGGTTCCAAAATGATGGTGAAATGGCGTCGTTTAGCGTCGGTGAGCTGAACGCGGTCGCCAGCTTGGAACGGACCTGAGTAGGGCATGTGCCCTCACTTTCTCTTCGTGCTTGTAACTCGGCGTTAATTTACCAGATAGGCTTCCAAGGCTTGTTCAAACCACATCAGATCCTTAATTCCAGCCATTTCACGTGCCGAGTGCATCGACAACAACGGGATGCCCACATCAACTGAATCAATACCCAATCGGGTTGCGCTGATCGGCCCGATCGTGGACCCACAAGGCACATCATTGTTTCCAGCGAACACCTGATGAGGCACACCCGCGATCTGACATGCACGAATCCACATACCAGAGGTCACCGCATCAGAGGTGTAGCGCTGATTGGCATTGACTTTTAGAACAGGACCTTTGCCAATGATGGGATAGTTCACCGGATCATGCTTTTCTGGGAAATTCGGGTGAATGGAATGGGCAGCATCAGCAGACACCATTGATGACCGATTAAACATTCTGCGGCGCTCATCTTCATCAGCCCCCAATGCTCGCGCCGTGCGATTGAGAACATCTTCTAGAAGTGGCCCTGCTGCCCCTGATGCGGAATTACTGCCTACTTCTTCATGGTCAAATGCAGCCATCACTAAAATATCTGAGCCTGCATCTTCAGACTGTGACGCAGCGATAAGCGCAGTCATTGATGGATGAACGCTACTTAAATTATCCAGCCGGCCAGAGGCTAAGAAATCCCCATGCGCACCAAACACTTCCGCGTCCTGGGTGGCAACGGTAATCAGATCATGGCTGATAATATCTGCAGGTTCCACACCAGCTGCGCCAGCGATCACATCCATGATGGATACGTCTGGTTCACCAACCGCAAACACCGGCTGGAGATGACGTTGAGGATTCAATGTCAATTGTGAATTCACAGTGCGATCCAGGTGGATAGCCACATGCGGGATACGTAAAATCGGGCCGGTATTGACAAGCTTGACGGACCCGTCGGCAAGCACAATGCGGCCTGCTAAGGCCAGCTCCCTATCCAGCCAGCTCGCGAGAATGGGGCCGCCATAGACCTCCACGCCCGCCTGCTGCCAACCATGGGAGGAGAGATCACCGCTGGGTTTTAACTTAAAACCAGGAGAATCCGTGTGTGAACCGATGATACGGAACCCGGATTCCGGTGATGCGTCTTCTGGCACCCACCACGCCACGACTGCTCCCCCGCGAACGCTCACGTGCCCTCCAGGGCGGGCATCCCATTCATCGGTATCTTCCTGACGAATGAACCCCTCATGGATCAACCTGCGTTCCACCGCCGCAGCCGCATGGTATGAACTCGGGCTTAGGGCAATAAAACTTAAAAAATCGTCAGTTACATGCATAGGACAAGGGTAGCCAAAATTCCGGCCCTGGCGCAGGGCTTTGTTTTGATGTCCCACAAAGACGATAAGGTAGGAAACCATTATGACCAGCCCAGTAGAACCGCCCCAAAAGAAACCCCGCCCGTTAGCACTATCCCCATCGCGCGCCGGGGATTACCAACAATGCCCATTGCTCTATCGTTTTCGCGCGATTGATCGTTTGCCAGAACCTAAGACCGTTGCCCAGGTCAAAGGAACATTAGTGCATGCAGTGTTGGAATATATGCACAAATTGCCACGGGAGGAACGTGACTATCCGGCAATGGTTAAGCGTTTAAAACCAACCTGGGCGCAGATGTGTGAAGAAGACGAGGAACTTTTAGAGCTCGTTCCAGAAGAGGACCTTTATGATTTTCTCGTGGAATCTCGTAGTCTGTTGCGCGGCTATTTTGAGATGGAAAACCCACAAGGCTTCGACGCCACCGAATGCGAAATGTATGTAGACACCATTTTGCCCAATGGCGTGCCAGTACGTGGATTTATTGACCGGGTCGACACCGCGCCCACCGGCCAGGTTCGCGTCGTTGACTACAAAACCGGCAAAAAGCCAAAACCTCAATGGAGCCAACAAGCACAGTTCCAAATGCTGTTTTACGCCTTGGTGTACTGGAGAATGTTCAATGAAATCCCAGCACAACTGCGGTTAATGTATTTAAAGGTTAATGACTCAATGTTTCTAACCCCCTCCCGGGAACAGTTAGAATATTTCGAACGTGACCTGGGAGAGCTGTGGGCGAAGATTGAAATGGACGGCAAAGCTGGCCATTTTCGAACAAAAACTTCCAAGCTGTGTGGCTGGTGCCCGCATCAGTCATTGTGCCCAGAATTTGGTGGAGTACCACCGGAATACCCTGGTTGGCCTGGCAGTACTGCTGACTAGCCTAGTCCTGAGTCAACCCAAAGGTTGATATTTCGACGTTTGCCAAAATGACTAGGGTAAATGCAGGTTAGGGACGCTTTACCTGTGTTGCGTGGAATTCCTGCAGGATTATTCTTTAAGTAGAACCTCTCCCAAAAGTTCTTTTTATAAGTTTTTCCAAAATTGCAGGATCTCAGCAATCGGGATCCCATGATCCACGAAAGGAGTGTTCGTGGTAGCTCCGCAGCCCCGGAAACCGCAACACCCGGGTCAGATTTTAAGCGAAAGATTCCTATTACCCCGCGGAATCAGTCATTACGATCTGGCCAAAACCCTCCACATCACAGAATCCACGATTACTAATTTTGTGGAAGGAAGGACAGATCTCACCATCGGTCTAGCCGTCCGTCTTTCGCGCATATTTGATCTCAGCACCCAGGAATGGATTGCCCTACAAAGGTCTTTTGATCAGGCATATCGCCGATCAGCTTAATCCCCTTTTCAACCCACAGCTTTTTGCTGTGGGTATTTTTTGTCCATTAACTGCCCAATAGCGATATCTCCCCCTGTGCTTTTGAGGTGTCTTCATAGAAAAAATCCCCACTGTTGATTAACTCAACGTGGGGGTCTTTACTTCAAGAAACCGCTCCTAGCACTGTGGCGGTGAAGTATTTACCTAGTGGCGAGAGTGTTTTCTTAAAGTTGCTACATAGAATGCGAAAGCAACGACAATCACCGCTGCCAATGTTGCGTACATGACGTTATACCCGGTGACTGTTACCAAGCTGCCAAGCAAAATTGGGCCCAAGCCAATGCCAATATCGGTAAACAGGAACAGTGTGGAAATTCCGGAACCAACTTGATTGTGTGGAACTGAATCAACTGCAATTGCCTGAGCGGCCGGCATGATGGTGCCATATCCCAAACCGGTTAATGCGCCAGCGACAACAATGTGCCAGTCTTCAGTAGCTAGAGCCATTAAAACAAGTGCTAGGCCAAAGCTGACTAATCCGAAGTAGATAACTGGGTTAGCTCCGTGCTTGTCTTGAATTCGTCCAAGGAAAAAGCGCATGCCCAGCATGGCTACGGCGTATGCAATGAAGAATAGGCCAGCGCCGGTGGTGAGGTTGTTTTCTTGGGCGAATCCATTGAGGAAGGTAATAACACCGGCATAGGCAAGGCCGACAGCGAGCATGAAAAATCCGATGAGCATGACCGATGGGTGGACAACTGTCTTAATTGACCAGGCTGGCTTAGCTCCGTTTTTTTCTGAAGTTTTAAGGTGTTCAGGTTTGCGAATGCAGAATGTAAGGACAAGACCAAAAACACTTGTTGCAGTGGTGATCCAGAACAAGGTGTTGTAGCTGAATTCATCAATAACAAAGAGGGCAACAGCTGGTCCAAATGCTGTAGCTAAGGTTGAACCTAAAGCAAAGTAGCCTGTACCTTCCGCCCTACGGCTTGGAGGAATTACCGACTGAACCAATGCCATGACTGCCGTAGAGGCAAGTGAATAGGAAAAACCGTGGATCAGTCGAACGACGATGAGGGTTGATAGTGAGGCAGCAGGGATATAAAACAGTGATGCTACCGTGCCCAAGGCAACGAAAATGAGCAGGATTTGCTTCTTACCAAAGCGATCAGCTGCCCATCCAGCAAAAATTCGGGCGACAGTTGCACCGACAACGAAAGCACTGGCAGCAAAGCCACCTGCAGTTTCCGATACAGCGAAACTCTTCATCGCATAAAGCGCCATGACCGTAACTAGGAAATAGAAGCTTAGGTACTGGGTGAGGTTAACCAGCCAACCCAGAATGAAAGTTGCGGTAAACAGAGGCGTTGATTGCGAGTTGTGTGGTTTGATGTCCGTTCGTGCGGTTACTGCCACGTAGTCCTCCTATGCGATTGGGGTGTAAAAAAATTATTAAAATTCAAAAATTGAAAGAATACTTTAAGTATTACCCTATTGCATTGTACAAAAGTGCAGGTTAAACGTAAAGTAATGTTCCAATAACCCCAATCCACAACAAAATAGACTCATGTCACACTGCCCCCTTGGATATCATTACCGAATGCGTCCGAAAGCGTCGAGCAAAAAATTGAACCCAACGGCTGCAATCAGCGCCGTTGGGTTCATTAAGGAAACTAAAACTTCCGTTAGTTCTCCAGATTAATTTTCTAAGTACAGCTTTCCTCGGAAAATTGGGTGCATGAGGTTTTGCTTGGATAGCACGGTGTCCAAAGTCTTTTCATCCATCAACTTTTTCTCCAGGATAAGATCACGCACTGACCGGCCAGTCTCAGCTGCTTCTTTACCGATTTCATCACCAATATCGTGGCCCAAGAACGGGTTGAGGTAAGTGATGATACCGATAGAATTATCAACATACGCTCGGCACACATCAGCGTTCGCCGTTATTC
Above is a genomic segment from Corynebacterium suranareeae containing:
- a CDS encoding tRNA (adenine-N1)-methyltransferase, which encodes MPYSGPFQAGDRVQLTDAKRRHFTIILEPGTTYHTHRGQIAHDDIIGADEGTVVQSTMGSDYLCFRHLMVDHVLSMPRGAAVIYPKDSAQILVEGDIFPGARVLEAGAGSGALSMALLRAVGEKGNVISYEIREDHLEYAVSNVEEYFGERPATWDPRLGDLKEVTVDDLGGPVDRIILDMLEPWEMLETCKDLLIPGGVFMTYVATVPQLMKVMEGIREQKCFTEPRAWESLVRDWKVEGLATRPEHRMNAHTAFLVLTRRLADGVEPPRPQRKARR
- the arc gene encoding proteasome ATPase, whose product is MVNMSSPTNSSASNSFSDFNREELTRLSDEVRQLKRTNSDLGARNSKLAEMLKSSRDKLSVLFSQLEDMAQPPSVYGTFLESSKDGSNAEIFAGGRRMRVAVSPMLCAADLMPGVQVRLGEGNQVLEACDFEQTGELATLMEMIGRDRALVSDRSGEERVVKLAGPLMDRTAKLPRPGDTLLVDRKAGYAFEAIAKTEISRLALEEAPDVSYQDIGGLDEQIELIQDAVELPFLHPEMYRSYNLHPPKGVLLYGPPGCGKTLIAKAVANSLAKRIGETGTSYFINVKGPELLNKYVGETERQIRVIFERARELAGDGRPVIIFFDEMESIFRTRGSGVSSDMETTVVPQLLAELDGVEDLSNVIVVGATNREELIDPAILRPGRLDIKIRINRPNKQGAHDIFTRYINDSIPLAQPAEELIDRAVEHLFTPRPYVRLTLIDGSVETLNYHHFVSGAMIANIVDRAKKAAIKAHIEGTSIGLTAEQLIQAIDEENQQSEDLPNTSNPDEWSRITGRQGKQVSHVEVVI
- a CDS encoding MFS transporter, with product MAVTARTDIKPHNSQSTPLFTATFILGWLVNLTQYLSFYFLVTVMALYAMKSFAVSETAGGFAASAFVVGATVARIFAGWAADRFGKKQILLIFVALGTVASLFYIPAASLSTLIVVRLIHGFSYSLASTAVMALVQSVIPPSRRAEGTGYFALGSTLATAFGPAVALFVIDEFSYNTLFWITTATSVFGLVLTFCIRKPEHLKTSEKNGAKPAWSIKTVVHPSVMLIGFFMLAVGLAYAGVITFLNGFAQENNLTTGAGLFFIAYAVAMLGMRFFLGRIQDKHGANPVIYFGLVSFGLALVLMALATEDWHIVVAGALTGLGYGTIMPAAQAIAVDSVPHNQVGSGISTLFLFTDIGIGLGPILLGSLVTVTGYNVMYATLAAVIVVAFAFYVATLRKHSRH
- a CDS encoding M18 family aminopeptidase, whose translation is MHVTDDFLSFIALSPSSYHAAAAVERRLIHEGFIRQEDTDEWDARPGGHVSVRGGAVVAWWVPEDASPESGFRIIGSHTDSPGFKLKPSGDLSSHGWQQAGVEVYGGPILASWLDRELALAGRIVLADGSVKLVNTGPILRIPHVAIHLDRTVNSQLTLNPQRHLQPVFAVGEPDVSIMDVIAGAAGVEPADIISHDLITVATQDAEVFGAHGDFLASGRLDNLSSVHPSMTALIAASQSEDAGSDILVMAAFDHEEVGSNSASGAAGPLLEDVLNRTARALGADEDERRRMFNRSSMVSADAAHSIHPNFPEKHDPVNYPIIGKGPVLKVNANQRYTSDAVTSGMWIRACQIAGVPHQVFAGNNDVPCGSTIGPISATRLGIDSVDVGIPLLSMHSAREMAGIKDLMWFEQALEAYLVN
- a CDS encoding RecB family exonuclease, encoding MTSPVEPPQKKPRPLALSPSRAGDYQQCPLLYRFRAIDRLPEPKTVAQVKGTLVHAVLEYMHKLPREERDYPAMVKRLKPTWAQMCEEDEELLELVPEEDLYDFLVESRSLLRGYFEMENPQGFDATECEMYVDTILPNGVPVRGFIDRVDTAPTGQVRVVDYKTGKKPKPQWSQQAQFQMLFYALVYWRMFNEIPAQLRLMYLKVNDSMFLTPSREQLEYFERDLGELWAKIEMDGKAGHFRTKTSKLCGWCPHQSLCPEFGGVPPEYPGWPGSTAD
- a CDS encoding HigA family addiction module antitoxin, with the translated sequence MVAPQPRKPQHPGQILSERFLLPRGISHYDLAKTLHITESTITNFVEGRTDLTIGLAVRLSRIFDLSTQEWIALQRSFDQAYRRSA